The following are from one region of the Sandaracinus amylolyticus genome:
- a CDS encoding DUF1214 domain-containing protein, whose amino-acid sequence MSDSSQRVMDGTSWAELCDALKAAGQIVQDGPDDPLTRAEGYRYLSRILRAALQTFVEHNDPRAPVLQRVVHETAKMGADNPDNVYLNAAISGEHAYRIVGTRGTVHFLSFATQIGHYGRGNGMPPTGQIDTSELAVRDDGTFEVLIACEKPARLEPGQTWLPMTKDTGTLIVRQSRLDPKERIAELRIERIGADRGVEPLTPAMLDAGFQSTAMLVRGAPMLFASWAQMFQAHTNELPRFDQEISNRFGGLADIAYYHSYWRLADDEALVIDATPPKCDHWNFQLNNHWMESLDYRYHRIHVNSATATLREDGSVRIVVAHRDPGVPNWIETTGHTFGTMCFRWVRPEGEPPQPRARVVKLADVRGLP is encoded by the coding sequence ATGAGCGACAGCTCGCAGCGCGTGATGGACGGGACGTCGTGGGCCGAGCTCTGCGACGCGCTGAAGGCCGCGGGGCAGATCGTGCAGGACGGGCCCGACGATCCGCTCACGCGCGCCGAGGGCTATCGCTATCTGTCGCGCATCCTCCGCGCGGCGCTGCAGACGTTCGTCGAGCACAACGATCCGCGCGCGCCGGTGCTGCAGCGAGTGGTCCACGAGACCGCGAAGATGGGCGCGGACAATCCCGACAACGTCTATCTCAACGCGGCGATCTCGGGCGAGCACGCGTATCGCATCGTGGGCACGCGCGGCACGGTGCACTTCCTCTCGTTCGCGACGCAGATCGGGCACTACGGGCGCGGCAACGGGATGCCGCCGACCGGGCAGATCGACACCAGCGAGCTCGCGGTGCGCGACGACGGGACGTTCGAGGTGCTCATCGCGTGCGAGAAGCCCGCGCGCCTCGAGCCCGGCCAGACGTGGCTCCCGATGACGAAGGACACCGGCACGCTGATCGTGCGCCAGTCGCGGCTCGATCCGAAGGAGCGCATCGCCGAGCTGCGCATCGAGCGCATCGGCGCGGACCGCGGCGTCGAGCCGCTCACGCCGGCGATGCTCGACGCGGGCTTCCAGAGCACCGCGATGCTGGTGCGCGGCGCGCCGATGCTCTTCGCGTCGTGGGCGCAGATGTTCCAGGCGCACACCAACGAGCTCCCGCGCTTCGACCAGGAGATCTCGAACCGCTTCGGCGGGCTCGCGGACATCGCGTACTACCACTCGTACTGGCGCCTCGCGGACGACGAGGCGCTGGTGATCGATGCGACGCCGCCGAAGTGCGATCACTGGAACTTCCAGCTGAACAACCACTGGATGGAGTCGCTCGACTACCGCTACCACCGCATCCACGTGAACAGCGCGACCGCGACGCTGCGCGAGGACGGCAGCGTGCGCATCGTGGTCGCGCATCGCGACCCCGGCGTGCCCAACTGGATCGAGACCACGGGCCACACGTTCGGCACGATGTGCTTCCGCTGGGTGCGGCCCGAGGGTGAGCCGCCGCAGCCGCGCGCTCGCGTGGTGAAGCTCGCCGACGTGCGAGGCCTCCCGTGA
- a CDS encoding SDR family NAD(P)-dependent oxidoreductase, with amino-acid sequence MGLRDLLRPRYDGAFAATIGGIVDRIRDRAPPLALAPHERLDGRTVLVTGANRGLGLAITVELVRRGAHVVMACRSGIPEVMDVVRREAGAGAGTVEAVGLDLGDLASIERMVDELAEDGVALDAVVLNAGIVPREARRTKHGFDESFQVNFLSNVLLVRRLLERGVIARGPGARAGDDPDARDPGQDDRLPRIVFVSSESHRSAPPIDFSRLGSFRAWSMREAVQEYGATKLLAETWSHELATRLRGDVSVHTVCPGAVNTDIAREAPSWVKPALGATMKAFFKDPAEAAKPIAYLVGARTIEGDTGLYVHVTRVKDRAAQACDPELGKRLWDASERLLASAGHTLGEGR; translated from the coding sequence ATGGGGCTCCGCGATCTCTTGCGTCCACGTTACGACGGTGCGTTCGCTGCGACGATCGGTGGGATCGTCGATCGAATCCGCGACCGCGCGCCGCCGCTCGCGCTCGCACCGCACGAGCGCCTCGACGGGCGCACCGTGCTCGTCACCGGCGCCAACCGCGGGCTCGGGCTCGCGATCACCGTCGAGCTCGTGCGTCGCGGCGCGCACGTCGTGATGGCGTGTCGCAGCGGCATCCCCGAGGTGATGGACGTCGTGCGCCGCGAGGCCGGCGCGGGCGCGGGGACGGTCGAGGCCGTCGGGCTCGACCTCGGGGATCTCGCGTCGATCGAGCGCATGGTCGACGAGCTCGCGGAGGACGGAGTCGCGCTCGACGCGGTCGTGCTCAACGCGGGGATCGTCCCGCGCGAGGCGCGACGCACCAAGCACGGCTTCGACGAGAGCTTCCAGGTGAACTTCCTGTCGAACGTGCTGCTCGTGCGGCGCCTGCTCGAGCGCGGCGTCATCGCGCGCGGCCCCGGCGCGCGGGCGGGCGACGATCCCGATGCGCGCGATCCCGGACAGGACGATCGCCTGCCGCGCATCGTGTTCGTGTCGAGCGAGTCGCATCGCAGCGCGCCGCCGATCGACTTCTCGCGGCTCGGCTCGTTCCGCGCGTGGTCGATGCGCGAGGCGGTGCAGGAGTACGGCGCGACGAAGCTGCTCGCGGAGACGTGGTCGCACGAGCTCGCGACCCGACTGCGCGGCGACGTCTCGGTGCACACCGTCTGCCCGGGCGCGGTGAACACGGACATCGCGCGCGAGGCGCCCTCGTGGGTGAAGCCCGCGCTCGGCGCGACGATGAAGGCGTTCTTCAAGGACCCCGCCGAGGCGGCGAAGCCGATCGCGTACCTCGTCGGCGCGCGCACGATCGAGGGCGACACCGGGCTCTACGTGCACGTCACGCGCGTGAAGGATCGCGCCGCGCAGGCGTGCGATCCCGAGCTCGGGAAGAGGCTCTGGGACGCGAGCGAGCGCCTGCTCGCGAGCGCAGGTCATACGCTCGGAGAAGGACGATGA
- a CDS encoding alpha/beta hydrolase: MSERNLPRRVARRVLRAALSTPAPVLRRMLGPAPRNDRGSPLDLQTQVILRLLAERRDSPYQLGAPRMRRDFDVQAPIVDVAPTPMHRVEDRFVRGADGAIRVRIYEPEARTSRARPACVYFHGGGWVIGSLEAYDAVCRSIATRARCVVISVDYRLAPEHVFPAAALDAIAAYRWVIDHAGELGIDPRRIAVGGDSAGGNLSAIVAREARALHAAPAFQMLVYPATDLTRSAESHRLFARGFLLETETMDWFLDQYSVEDKLHPLGSPLHADDVRGVAPAYVVTAGFDPLRDEGEAYAKKLGAAGVRVEVRCEESLVHGFFSMGGVIDAARTAVDRAIDALSRGLAGTV, translated from the coding sequence ATGTCCGAACGCAACCTGCCTCGCCGCGTCGCGCGCCGCGTCCTGCGCGCCGCGCTCTCGACTCCCGCGCCGGTGCTGCGCCGCATGCTCGGCCCCGCGCCGCGCAACGATCGTGGCTCGCCGCTGGACCTGCAGACGCAGGTGATCCTGCGCTTGCTCGCGGAGCGACGCGACTCGCCGTACCAGCTCGGCGCACCGCGCATGCGGCGCGACTTCGACGTGCAGGCGCCGATCGTCGACGTGGCGCCCACGCCGATGCACCGCGTCGAGGATCGCTTCGTGCGCGGCGCCGACGGAGCGATCCGCGTGCGCATCTACGAGCCCGAGGCGCGCACGTCGCGGGCCCGCCCGGCGTGCGTGTACTTCCACGGCGGCGGCTGGGTGATCGGGAGCCTCGAGGCCTACGACGCGGTGTGCCGCAGCATCGCGACCCGCGCGCGCTGCGTGGTGATCTCGGTCGACTACCGGCTCGCGCCCGAGCACGTGTTCCCCGCCGCGGCGCTCGACGCGATCGCGGCGTACCGCTGGGTGATCGACCACGCCGGCGAGCTCGGCATCGATCCTCGACGCATCGCGGTCGGCGGCGACAGCGCGGGCGGGAACCTCTCGGCGATCGTGGCGCGCGAAGCGCGCGCGCTGCACGCCGCGCCCGCGTTCCAGATGCTGGTGTACCCCGCGACCGATCTCACGCGCTCGGCGGAGTCGCATCGCCTGTTCGCGCGCGGGTTCCTCCTCGAGACGGAGACGATGGACTGGTTCCTCGACCAGTACTCGGTGGAGGACAAGCTCCATCCGCTGGGCTCACCGCTGCACGCCGACGACGTGCGCGGCGTCGCGCCGGCCTACGTCGTCACCGCGGGCTTCGATCCGCTGCGCGACGAGGGCGAGGCGTACGCGAAGAAGCTCGGAGCTGCGGGCGTGCGCGTCGAGGTGCGCTGCGAGGAGAGCCTGGTGCACGGCTTCTTCTCGATGGGCGGCGTGATCGACGCCGCGCGCACCGCCGTGGATCGTGCGATCGACGCGCTCTCGCGCGGTCTCGCCGGCACTGTTTAG
- a CDS encoding ATP-binding protein: MQPNDLAGLVFETPHILVALLDRELRFVRVNEAYAASTRRPAEELIGRGHFELYPHPENEALFRRVLETGEPYHAFERPFAHPDQSERGTTYWDWTLAAVREGGAITGVLATIIDVTEHVQTRARLIEAEHRAAQAEKLEALGLMAAGIAHDVNNALAVIGTCIEVARTRRRNDEEIAEQLEAIDVSTAKAASTVRQLLAFGRRQVLVPELIDLGDVVRGHAQLLAHAVGREVRIAVDVAPDVPRACVDRVQLEGALTNLVMNARDSMPEGGRIGVVVREAVLDAPRDEVPAGRYATIAVEDEGEGMDELVRRRVFEPFFTTKGAAHGTGLGLASVYGFVQQSGAHVTVESEPGRGSTFRLFFPAHTASARRARILAAVDDPVITRALSALPHDVHVVRTADEALDALRTSSFELLVTDERIAGTTGAALVARARASSAGLRALYLGGTSDAPRDAPQLAKPFTSDALRAAIDALLR; the protein is encoded by the coding sequence GTGCAGCCGAACGATCTCGCCGGCTTGGTCTTCGAGACGCCGCACATCCTGGTGGCGTTGCTCGATCGCGAGCTGCGCTTCGTGCGGGTGAACGAGGCGTACGCGGCGAGCACACGGCGGCCCGCCGAGGAGCTGATCGGCCGCGGGCACTTCGAGCTCTATCCGCACCCCGAGAACGAGGCGCTGTTCCGCCGCGTGCTCGAGACCGGCGAGCCCTATCACGCGTTCGAGCGTCCCTTCGCGCACCCCGATCAGTCCGAGCGCGGCACGACGTACTGGGACTGGACCCTCGCCGCGGTGCGCGAGGGCGGCGCGATCACCGGCGTGCTCGCGACGATCATCGACGTGACCGAGCACGTGCAGACGCGCGCGCGCCTGATCGAGGCCGAGCACCGCGCCGCGCAGGCGGAGAAGCTCGAGGCGCTCGGGCTGATGGCGGCGGGCATCGCGCACGACGTGAACAACGCGCTCGCGGTGATCGGGACGTGCATCGAGGTCGCGCGCACGCGGCGGCGCAACGACGAGGAGATCGCGGAGCAGCTCGAGGCGATCGACGTCTCCACGGCGAAGGCCGCGTCGACGGTGCGCCAGCTGCTCGCGTTCGGGCGCCGGCAGGTGCTGGTGCCCGAGCTGATCGATCTCGGTGACGTCGTGCGCGGGCACGCGCAGCTGCTCGCGCACGCGGTGGGGCGCGAGGTGCGGATCGCGGTCGACGTCGCGCCCGACGTGCCGCGCGCATGCGTCGATCGGGTGCAGCTCGAGGGCGCGCTCACGAACCTCGTGATGAACGCGCGGGACTCGATGCCCGAGGGCGGCCGCATCGGGGTCGTGGTGCGGGAGGCCGTGCTCGATGCGCCGCGCGACGAGGTGCCCGCGGGCCGCTACGCGACGATCGCGGTGGAGGACGAGGGCGAGGGCATGGACGAGCTGGTGCGCCGCCGCGTGTTCGAGCCGTTCTTCACCACGAAGGGCGCGGCGCACGGGACGGGCCTCGGGCTCGCGTCGGTGTACGGCTTCGTGCAGCAGAGCGGCGCGCACGTGACGGTCGAGAGCGAGCCCGGTCGAGGCTCGACGTTCCGGCTCTTCTTCCCGGCGCACACCGCGAGCGCGCGGCGCGCGCGGATCCTCGCGGCGGTCGATGACCCCGTGATCACACGGGCGCTGAGCGCGCTCCCCCACGACGTCCACGTCGTGCGCACCGCGGACGAAGCGCTCGACGCGCTGCGCACGTCGTCGTTCGAGCTGCTGGTGACCGACGAGCGGATCGCGGGCACGACGGGCGCCGCGCTCGTCGCGCGGGCACGCGCATCGAGCGCCGGACTGCGCGCGCTCTATCTCGGTGGGACGAGCGATGCGCCGCGCGATGCACCGCAGCTCGCGAAGCCGTTCACGAGCGACGCGCTGCGCGCCGCGATCGACGCGCTGCTGCGGTGA
- a CDS encoding CaiB/BaiF CoA transferase family protein, producing the protein MTDAQARTALTGRPLSGLRILDLSRLLPGPFASMILADLGAAVDKVEDPSGGDYLRFMPPMVGDAGKGTPMNAAFHALNRGKRSLVLDLKKREGQEALLRLVPRYDVLIESFRPGVMERLGLGFERLRAASPGLVYCAITGFGQDGPAAQRAGHDIGYIARAGVLGLSGPETGPPQVPGVQMADMAGGALFAVSGILAALHARTTTGEGRFVDVSMCEGSMVLGAFGLMAALAGDGSHARGAGALNGGIAPFGTYRTKDGRAMALGALEPKFWVAFCTGVGIEPGMDALMPGPHQEAWKARLRDVFASKTFAEWITFSEKVDCCLEPVLAPEEVPSDPQHVARKMFVSHDASGVTLPMPRTPIASEAATGPAPTQGRDTRAVLRDAGWSEGEIDTLIATGAAR; encoded by the coding sequence ATGACGGACGCGCAGGCTCGAACGGCGCTCACAGGACGCCCGCTCTCGGGCCTGCGCATCCTCGATCTCTCGCGCCTGCTCCCCGGCCCCTTCGCGTCGATGATCCTCGCGGATCTCGGCGCGGCCGTGGACAAGGTCGAGGATCCCAGCGGCGGCGACTACCTGCGCTTCATGCCGCCGATGGTCGGTGATGCCGGCAAGGGCACGCCGATGAACGCCGCGTTCCACGCGCTGAACCGCGGCAAGCGCAGCCTCGTGCTCGACCTGAAGAAGCGCGAGGGACAGGAGGCGCTGCTGCGCCTCGTGCCGCGCTACGACGTGCTGATCGAGAGCTTCCGCCCCGGCGTGATGGAGCGTCTCGGGCTCGGGTTCGAACGGCTGCGCGCGGCGAGCCCGGGGCTCGTGTACTGCGCGATCACGGGCTTCGGTCAGGACGGTCCGGCGGCGCAGCGCGCGGGGCACGACATCGGGTACATCGCGCGCGCGGGCGTGCTCGGGCTGAGCGGCCCGGAGACCGGTCCGCCCCAGGTGCCCGGCGTGCAGATGGCCGACATGGCAGGCGGCGCGCTCTTCGCGGTGAGCGGCATCCTCGCGGCGCTGCACGCGCGCACGACAACGGGCGAGGGACGCTTCGTCGACGTGTCGATGTGCGAGGGCTCGATGGTGCTCGGCGCGTTCGGGCTGATGGCGGCGCTCGCGGGCGATGGGTCGCACGCGCGGGGCGCGGGCGCGCTCAACGGAGGCATCGCGCCCTTCGGCACCTATCGCACGAAGGACGGGCGCGCGATGGCGCTCGGCGCGCTCGAGCCGAAGTTCTGGGTCGCGTTCTGCACCGGCGTCGGCATCGAGCCGGGCATGGACGCGCTGATGCCGGGGCCGCACCAGGAAGCCTGGAAGGCGCGGCTGCGCGACGTCTTCGCGAGCAAGACGTTCGCGGAGTGGATCACGTTCTCCGAGAAGGTCGACTGCTGCCTCGAGCCGGTGCTCGCGCCCGAAGAGGTGCCGAGCGATCCGCAGCACGTCGCGCGCAAGATGTTCGTCTCGCACGACGCGTCGGGCGTGACGCTGCCGATGCCGCGCACCCCGATCGCGAGCGAGGCCGCGACGGGCCCCGCGCCGACGCAGGGCCGCGACACCCGCGCGGTGCTGCGCGACGCCGGCTGGAGCGAGGGCGAGATCGACACGCTGATCGCGACCGGCGCCGCGCGCTGA
- a CDS encoding SCP2 sterol-binding domain-containing protein, whose product MADAQTDFGTRLPEKIRNNPDKAKAIGAVFLFKINGDGGGVWTVDCKNDVGVTEGDKGGADCTLELSADDWKTISDNPGAAMQLFFTGKLKVTGNAMLATKLQQILA is encoded by the coding sequence ATGGCCGACGCCCAGACCGATTTCGGAACCCGCCTGCCCGAGAAGATCCGCAACAACCCCGACAAGGCGAAGGCCATCGGCGCCGTGTTCCTCTTCAAGATCAACGGCGACGGCGGCGGCGTCTGGACGGTCGACTGCAAGAACGACGTCGGCGTGACCGAGGGCGACAAGGGCGGCGCGGACTGCACGCTCGAGCTCTCGGCCGACGACTGGAAGACCATCTCGGACAACCCGGGCGCGGCGATGCAGCTCTTCTTCACCGGCAAGCTCAAGGTCACGGGCAACGCGATGCTCGCGACCAAGCTCCAGCAGATCCTCGCGTGA
- a CDS encoding tetratricopeptide repeat protein translates to MRALISLVVAVWLVSAPAGAQDVGRAQQLFQQGIAAYDAGRLDEAVRLLREADAIVHSPELTFNIARVYERMGESREAIRHFERYLREARPEGDERADVDRRIAAMRELDRRMRDQVMTTPPSSDEMTQEARVFFERGVAMFRRRQYDAALQAFTAAYNFARLPEVVYNLAVASERTGHTQDAIDYYREYLRARPDGPDRAYVERRIAQLRAPR, encoded by the coding sequence ATGCGCGCTCTGATCTCGCTGGTGGTCGCCGTGTGGCTCGTCTCGGCTCCAGCCGGCGCGCAGGACGTCGGCCGCGCGCAGCAGCTCTTCCAGCAGGGGATCGCGGCGTACGACGCGGGGCGGCTCGACGAGGCAGTGCGGCTGCTCCGCGAAGCGGACGCGATCGTCCACTCGCCCGAGCTGACGTTCAACATCGCGCGCGTCTACGAGCGCATGGGCGAGTCGCGCGAGGCCATCCGGCACTTCGAGCGCTACCTGCGCGAGGCGCGGCCCGAGGGCGACGAGCGCGCCGACGTCGACCGACGCATCGCCGCGATGCGCGAGCTCGATCGCCGCATGCGCGATCAGGTGATGACGACGCCGCCCAGCAGCGACGAGATGACCCAGGAGGCGCGCGTCTTCTTCGAGCGCGGCGTCGCGATGTTCCGCCGCCGCCAGTACGACGCCGCGCTCCAGGCGTTCACCGCCGCGTACAACTTCGCGAGGCTCCCCGAGGTCGTCTACAACCTCGCGGTCGCGAGCGAGCGCACCGGGCACACGCAGGACGCGATCGACTACTACCGCGAGTACCTGCGCGCGCGCCCCGATGGCCCCGATCGCGCGTACGTCGAGCGCCGCATCGCGCAGCTGCGCGCGCCACGCTGA
- a CDS encoding DUF4112 domain-containing protein yields the protein MERNLDEHAKRLTDRAVDEALARIDGGEQLSPELRKLATQQLAPWAEKLVKFLDETLRIPGTNIHLGLDPIIGFLIPGAGDAITSTGSVSLLFLALQSRVPTIALLRMLLNIAIDTVVGAVPFLGDAFDMFFRSNRRNLEIIRKYRDDPKATPTFVDYLLVGGGVLLAIAGFLIPVIIVYGVGFGVLYELWRTITGS from the coding sequence ATGGAGCGCAACCTCGACGAGCACGCCAAGCGCCTCACCGATCGCGCGGTCGACGAAGCCCTCGCGCGGATCGACGGCGGCGAGCAGCTCTCGCCCGAGCTGCGCAAGCTCGCGACCCAGCAGCTCGCGCCCTGGGCCGAGAAGCTCGTGAAGTTCCTCGACGAGACGCTGCGCATCCCGGGCACGAACATCCACCTCGGGCTCGATCCGATCATCGGCTTCCTCATCCCGGGCGCGGGCGACGCGATCACCAGCACGGGCTCGGTGTCGCTGCTCTTCCTCGCGCTGCAGTCGCGCGTCCCGACCATCGCGCTGCTGCGCATGCTGCTCAACATCGCGATCGACACCGTCGTCGGCGCGGTCCCGTTCCTCGGCGACGCGTTCGACATGTTCTTCCGCTCGAACCGCCGGAACCTCGAGATCATCCGCAAGTACCGCGACGACCCGAAGGCGACGCCGACGTTCGTCGACTACCTGCTGGTCGGCGGCGGCGTGCTCCTCGCGATCGCCGGGTTCCTCATCCCGGTGATCATCGTCTACGGCGTCGGCTTCGGCGTGCTCTACGAGCTCTGGCGCACGATCACGGGGAGCTGA
- a CDS encoding alpha/beta hydrolase — protein sequence MILRTETVEQAIDGNERGVFVKDVVMTPGPHPLGMVRKRVVAEGTTTRGTVILIHGFGQNRYTWHSSRRSFANYLAREGWDVFNVDLRGHGRSRRFGAPRPKVMYEYIEEDVPAFVREAIALSGHDEVFLVGHSMGGLISYAVGSTSMREHVRGLVTIGSPYRFGQGSALLMLLRDAAAAIGWTGLFDSNPALPVRFVGKHLQKRAALWDNRILPLPIRGWVPGGVEKEVLDEYLSKTFEHTSLAVALDIFKAGSRQGFKSLDGMIDYSAAFEMLDRPLLVIAGTEDQLAPPESVKPAYEGSKSHDKTYRAWPLGHLDLVMGREATRTVWPMVRDWLARR from the coding sequence ATGATCCTCCGCACCGAGACCGTCGAGCAGGCGATCGACGGCAACGAGCGGGGGGTCTTCGTCAAGGACGTCGTGATGACCCCGGGGCCCCATCCCCTGGGCATGGTTCGCAAGCGGGTCGTCGCCGAGGGCACGACCACGCGCGGCACGGTCATCCTGATCCACGGGTTCGGTCAGAACCGCTACACGTGGCACTCGTCGCGGCGCTCGTTCGCGAACTACCTCGCGCGCGAGGGCTGGGACGTGTTCAACGTCGACCTGCGCGGCCACGGTCGCTCGCGACGCTTCGGCGCGCCGCGGCCGAAGGTGATGTACGAGTACATCGAGGAGGACGTGCCCGCGTTCGTGCGCGAGGCGATCGCGCTCTCCGGGCACGACGAGGTGTTCCTCGTCGGTCACTCGATGGGCGGGCTCATCAGCTACGCGGTCGGCAGCACCTCGATGCGCGAGCACGTGCGCGGCCTCGTGACGATCGGCTCGCCGTATCGCTTCGGTCAGGGCAGCGCGCTCTTGATGCTGCTGCGCGACGCCGCGGCGGCGATCGGGTGGACCGGGCTCTTCGACTCGAACCCCGCGCTGCCGGTGCGCTTCGTGGGCAAGCACCTCCAGAAGCGCGCGGCGCTCTGGGACAACCGCATCCTGCCGCTGCCGATCCGCGGCTGGGTGCCGGGGGGCGTCGAGAAGGAGGTGCTCGACGAGTACCTCAGCAAGACGTTCGAGCACACGAGCCTCGCGGTCGCGCTCGACATCTTCAAGGCGGGCTCGCGCCAGGGTTTCAAGAGCCTCGACGGGATGATCGACTACTCGGCGGCGTTCGAGATGCTCGATCGGCCGCTCTTGGTGATCGCGGGCACCGAGGACCAGCTCGCGCCGCCGGAGTCGGTGAAGCCGGCGTACGAGGGCAGCAAGTCGCACGACAAGACCTATCGAGCGTGGCCGCTGGGGCACCTGGATCTCGTGATGGGGCGCGAGGCGACTCGGACGGTGTGGCCGATGGTCCGGGACTGGCTCGCTCGTCGTTAG
- a CDS encoding HEAT repeat domain-containing protein, with amino-acid sequence MRLLTFALALALFTTTASAASAQDEVGPGRDEAATTPRTREDVIALLSGIESTPTLEAWRAMGPATIPLLRAAIDDARTPGFVRVRAVHALGAFTTSEARTTLRRALRRPEGLVVREAVLAMTTAFGAASEGDVAPLLTHSDTAVREAVIDALGRMGTADARSRLQSHLARERDEALRERIEARLRGGAGSSPG; translated from the coding sequence GTGCGGCTCCTGACCTTCGCGCTCGCGCTCGCGCTCTTCACGACGACGGCATCGGCCGCGAGCGCGCAAGACGAGGTCGGGCCCGGACGCGACGAGGCTGCGACGACGCCGCGCACCCGCGAGGACGTGATCGCGCTGCTCTCGGGCATCGAGAGCACGCCGACCCTCGAGGCCTGGCGCGCGATGGGCCCGGCGACGATCCCGCTGCTGCGCGCCGCGATCGACGATGCGCGCACGCCAGGGTTCGTGCGGGTGCGTGCGGTGCACGCGCTCGGCGCGTTCACCACGAGCGAGGCGCGCACGACGTTGCGTCGCGCGCTGCGCCGCCCCGAGGGCCTCGTGGTGCGCGAGGCGGTGCTCGCGATGACGACCGCGTTCGGCGCGGCGTCGGAGGGCGACGTCGCGCCGCTGCTCACGCACTCGGACACGGCGGTCCGCGAGGCCGTCATCGATGCGCTCGGACGGATGGGGACCGCCGACGCACGCTCGCGCTTGCAGTCGCATCTCGCACGGGAGCGGGACGAAGCGTTGCGCGAGCGGATCGAAGCGCGACTTCGGGGGGGTGCAGGGAGCAGCCCGGGATGA
- a CDS encoding TIGR01777 family oxidoreductase has translation MERLSMLDGATRMTEPGMRVLITGVTGLVGARLAAHLLMSRVEIVALSREPARAQEKVAAVSRAWKWSPDVAVPEQAVQGLDAVVHLAGESVAGRWTDEKKRAIEQSRVEGTRRVVDAIAALPQNQRPYVLVSASAIGYYGETGEREVREGDPPADDFLAKVCIAWEREAMRAEELGVRVVTPRLGLVMSPEGGALQRMLPIFKMGFGGKLGSGRQWWPWIHLDDVMGIIQHAIAHRELRGPINATSPSPVRQSEFAEVLARVMRRPAFVPAPAFAIKTALGEFGSEVLGSRKVLPARALESGYRFKFPELEPALRDLLG, from the coding sequence ATGGAACGTCTGAGCATGCTCGACGGAGCGACGCGCATGACCGAGCCCGGCATGCGCGTCCTGATCACCGGCGTCACGGGCCTCGTGGGCGCGCGCCTCGCCGCGCACCTGCTCATGAGCCGCGTCGAGATCGTCGCGCTCTCGCGCGAGCCCGCGCGCGCCCAGGAGAAGGTCGCGGCGGTGAGCCGCGCGTGGAAGTGGAGCCCGGACGTCGCTGTCCCCGAGCAAGCGGTGCAGGGCCTCGACGCGGTGGTGCACCTCGCGGGCGAGAGCGTCGCGGGGCGCTGGACCGACGAGAAGAAGCGCGCGATCGAGCAGAGCCGCGTCGAGGGCACGCGGCGCGTCGTCGACGCGATCGCCGCGCTCCCCCAGAACCAGCGCCCCTACGTGCTCGTGTCGGCGAGCGCGATCGGCTACTACGGCGAGACCGGCGAGCGCGAGGTGCGCGAGGGCGATCCGCCCGCCGACGACTTCCTCGCGAAGGTCTGCATCGCGTGGGAGCGCGAGGCGATGCGCGCCGAGGAGCTCGGGGTGCGCGTGGTGACGCCGCGCCTCGGCCTCGTGATGTCGCCCGAGGGCGGCGCGCTCCAGCGCATGCTCCCGATCTTCAAGATGGGCTTCGGCGGCAAGCTCGGATCGGGGCGCCAGTGGTGGCCGTGGATCCACCTCGACGACGTGATGGGCATCATCCAGCACGCGATCGCGCATCGCGAGCTGCGCGGCCCGATCAACGCGACCTCGCCCTCGCCGGTGCGGCAGTCGGAGTTCGCCGAGGTGCTCGCGCGCGTGATGCGCCGCCCCGCGTTCGTCCCCGCGCCCGCGTTCGCGATCAAGACCGCGCTCGGCGAGTTCGGCAGCGAGGTGCTCGGCTCGCGCAAGGTGCTCCCGGCGCGCGCGCTCGAGAGCGGCTACCGCTTCAAGTTCCCCGAGCTCGAGCCGGCGTTGCGGGACCTCCTCGGTTGA